Genomic segment of Streptomyces longhuiensis:
TGTTGAACGCCTTCACCACGCTGGCGCTTGCCGGGGCGGCCTTGGCGACTTCCTGCGCGATCGAGGTCTCCTCGCGGTGGGCTAGCCCGTCGGACGTGGAGTTGAAGGGATTGCTGATGTCGACGATGACCTTGCCCGCGAGAGCGTCTGCGTACTGGGCGACGACCGGCACGACGCCGTCGTACAGCAGGGCCACGATGACGATGTCCCCGGCCGGGGCGGTGCCCCATTCTCCCGTCGTGGCGTCGCCGCCGAGAGCCTTGGCCAGGTCAGCCGCCTTGGACTGATCTCGGCCCATGACCTCGACGGTGTTGCCGCCCGCTATCGCCCGTGCGCCGATGGTGCGGGCCATGTTCCCGGTGCCGATGATGCTGATGGTGCTCATGAGATGTCCTGCCCTGGTTGTGGTTGTTCGGTTTAGACGGCGGTGGTGCCGCCGTCGGCGACGAGTTCCATGCCGTTGACGTAGCTGGAGTCGTCGGAGGCGAGGAAGAGGGCCGCGGTGGCGATTTCGTCGGGGCGGCCCATCTGGCCACGGGGAATGAGGGACTCGAACTGGCGCTTGGTGGCCTCGTCGAAGAGTTCTTCCTGCTTGGCTGTGGCGACCTGACCGGGAGTCAGGACGTTGACGCGGATGCGACGGTCCTTGAGCTCGTTGAGCCAGACGCGGGCCCAGGCCTGCTGGACGGCCTTGCTGCCGGCGTAGACGCTCCAGCCGGGGAAGGCGCCGAGGGAGGCGTTGGAGCCGGTCATGAGGATGGAACCGCCGTCGTTGAAGAGCGGGAGGGCCTTTTGGACGGTGAACAGAGTGCCGCGGGCGTTGAGGTAGAACGCGGCGTCGAAGTGGGCCTCGGTGATCTCGCCGAGCGGGGCCGGCTCGCCCCCGCCCGCGCTGGCCCACAGCACGTCGAGGCTTCCCTTCTCCTGCTTGACGGTGTCGTACAGGCGGTCCAGGTCGTCCAGGTTGGCGGCGTCGCCCTGGACGCCGGTGACGTTGCGGCCGATCTGATTCACGGCCTCGTCCAGGGCGTCCTGACGGCGGCCGGTGATGAAGACGTGCGCTCCCTCGTCGACGAACAGCTTCGCGCCGGCCAGCGCCATGCCGGTGGTGCCGCCGGTGATGACCGCAACCTTGCCGTCGAGCTTTCCCATAGCCGCTCCCTTGGGTCGGTGGTGCCGTGTGCACCCGGGGCGACGGTGTTATGTACACCGCCCTGTGTGCTTACGGTACGGGGCGGGCGGCAGGGGCGCAAACTATGTACACCGGTCGTTACCCAGCTGCGATAGAATGGGACCATGACGGAGTTGGAGAAGGGCCCCACGGGCCGCCGCCGCGGCCGGGGCGCACGCGAGCGCATCCTCAGCGCGTCCCAGCAACTGTTCCGTGAGCAGGGCATCAACCGCACCGGCATGGACCAGCTTTGCGCGGCGGCCGAGGTGTCCAAGCGCACGGCCTACCAGCACTTCGGCGGCAAGGACGAGCTCGTCGCCGA
This window contains:
- a CDS encoding SDR family NAD(P)-dependent oxidoreductase; its protein translation is MGKLDGKVAVITGGTTGMALAGAKLFVDEGAHVFITGRRQDALDEAVNQIGRNVTGVQGDAANLDDLDRLYDTVKQEKGSLDVLWASAGGGEPAPLGEITEAHFDAAFYLNARGTLFTVQKALPLFNDGGSILMTGSNASLGAFPGWSVYAGSKAVQQAWARVWLNELKDRRIRVNVLTPGQVATAKQEELFDEATKRQFESLIPRGQMGRPDEIATAALFLASDDSSYVNGMELVADGGTTAV
- a CDS encoding NADPH-dependent F420 reductase: MSTISIIGTGNMARTIGARAIAGGNTVEVMGRDQSKAADLAKALGGDATTGEWGTAPAGDIVIVALLYDGVVPVVAQYADALAGKVIVDISNPFNSTSDGLAHREETSIAQEVAKAAPASASVVKAFNTIFRHVLEKGRPDVFIAGDNAQAKASVETFIETLGLRPLDVGGLKMAHWLEGAGVVTMGLANHGVGNLDFALSVTELPV